The genomic stretch GGCACCGCCGAGGCCCTGATGAAGAGCCGCGGCCTGAGCGTGCTGGCCCTCTTCGACCGCGAAGGAAGAGTGCTCTCCTCCGGCCACCTGCCCGCGCGCCGGGGAGACCCGGACCCGGCCCTCTTCGCCGTCACCCGGCTGAAGTCACCCCGTCCCGTGCCAGTGCGCGTGGAGGTGCGCACGGCCTCCGGACTCCGTCAGCTCCCGGCGCTCGTCACCGCGCGCCCGGTGGACTTCGGGGACTTTCGGATGTGGGCCGTGGGCGGCGTGCTGCTCGATGAGAGCCTGGCGCAGCACCTGGCCCGCCTCACCCAGACGCAGGTGACACTGCTTGCGGGTGACACGCCCCTGGCCAGCGCGGGCACCGCCGAACCGCCGACGGTGACGAAGGCGCTGCCGCTGGGAGAAGCGGCCACGGTGCAGCTCGTCTTCAGCCGCGCGGCCGCGCGTGAAGCGGAACAGGGCGTCATGCGCGCCTTCCTCCTGCTGGCGGCGCTGGGCGGCACTTTCGCGGTGCTGCTGGGCCTGCTGGTGTCCCGGTGGATGACGCGGCCAGTGGAGGCCCTCACCGAGGGCGCCCGGCGCGTGGCCGAAGGCGCGCTGGAGTCCCAGGTGACGGTGGAGGCCAGCGGCGAGGTGGGCGAGCTCGTGCGGACGTTCAACCGCATGACATCCGAGCTGAAGGCCACCACCGAGCGGCTGATGGCCAGCGAGCGCATCGCCGCGTGGCAGGAAGTGGCGCGGCGACTGGCCCACGAAATCAAGAACCCGCTGACGCCCATCCGCATGTCGCTGGAGACGCTCCAGGCCGCGCAAGAAGCGAAGCACCCACGCTTCCCAGACATGTTCAAGGAGAGCGCGGGCGTGGTGCTGGAGGAAGTGGACCGGCTGCGCCGCATCGTCGACGAGTTCAGCCACTTCGCGCGGATGCCCAAGCCGCAGCTGGCGCCCGTGGACCTGGGCGAGCTGGCGCAGAGCGTGCTGGCGCTGTACGCCACGCCTCCGGCCGGCATCCAGATTCTGCCCACGCTCCAGACGGGCGTGGTGGCGCGGGCGGACCGCGACCAGCTCACCCAGGTGCTGGTGAACCTGGTGAAGAACGCCGAGGAGGCCATGGCGTCCACGGGCGGCACCCTGCGCGTGCGCGTACGCTCCACCGAAGCCGACGCCATCGTCGAGGTGGAGGACAGCGGCCCCGGCATTCCCCTGGAGCACCGCGCTCGCGTTTTCGAGCCCTACTTCACCACCAAGGACGGCGGCACCGGCCTGGGGCTGGCCATCGCCTCGCGCATCCTCCAGGAGCACGGCGGCAAGCTGGAGCTTGGCGGAGAGCCCGGCCACGGCGCGCGCTTCAGCCTCGTGCTGCCGCGCGCGGCCTGACTCAGACGCCGCGCTCCGCGAAGCGGACGTGGACCAGCGCGGGCAACCGCTCCTTCACCCAGGGCAGCACGTTGAGGCCGTTGTAACCGTACCGGAAGAAGCCCCGCGGGAAGGTGTAGGGCTTCAATTCCACCTGGCGGATTCGCGGCTCCCACCGCCGCAGCGTCGCCTCCAGCGCGTCGCGGTTGATGCCCCAGGGCATGGGTGGCACCTGGTACGCGCGGGTGCGGCGCAGCCCCTTGAGCGTGCGCCGCGAGAACCAGCGGGGAATCGAGTCGAAGAGGAGCTCGGCGCCCGGGAAGCGCTCGGCGATGTCCACGATGAGCCGACGGACATCGTCTTCCTCGAAGTACATGAAGAGGCCCTGGGCGACGATGAACACGCCCTTGCTGGCGTCCACGCGGTTCATCCATGCGTGGTCCAGGGCGCTCACCGGGAAGTGCATCAGCCGCTCGTTCGGCGTGAGGAAGCGCTCCCGGATGGCCACGGCTTCCGGAAGGTCCACGCTCAGCCAGCGCAGCTGCCCGTTGTCCAGCCGCTGCGCCTGCGTCTCCAGCCCTTCTCCCAGCGACACCACGAAGCCGTCAGGGTGCGTGGCCAGCCACGCGCGAATGCCCCGGTCCATCGCCACCGCGCGAATCGCGAGGGACGGCTCCGCACGGCCAAAGGACTTCTCGAAGTCGTAGTCGATGGCGCCGTAGATGCGCAGCGCCTCCGCGTCCTTCAGGACGCCGTCCGGCCGCTTCGCCTCCCCTGCCCGGCAGTGCAGCGTCCAGAGCATCGTCTCCGGAATCCCCGTGAGGTTCGGCACGTACCGCGTCTGCATCGTCGTCCTCCTGGCAGGTTGCCCCGGATCAATGACGCCTCCCCAGAAGGAAACCCGCCAGGCGCCTCAGTGCGCCGCCGACTTGGAGAAGGTGTTGATGACGATGACGCCCGCCAGGATGAGCCCGATGCCTACGAGCGCGGGGACGTCCAACCGCTGGCCATGAAGGAGCCACGCCACGCCGGAGACGAGGACGATGCCCGCCCCGGACCAGATGGCGTAGGCGATGCCCGTGGGAATGGTCCGCAGCGCGAAGGACAGACAGAAGAAGGCCACGCCGTAGCCCAGCACCACGAGGATGGACGGCCCCAGCCGCGTGAAGCCGTTGGAGCTCTTGAGCGCCGAGGTCGCCACCACCTCGGCCACGATGGCAATCCCCAGATAGACCGCGTTGTGCATGAGCCGCCTCCGCGGGCCTCTATAACCACCGGCTCCGAAGGCGGCCCGCGCGAACGTCCGAAACGAGAAGGCCCGCGGTCTCTCAAGGAGACCACGGGCCTTCGGAACTTCAGCAGCGGCCAGGGCCGCGCTCGGGCTCAGTCCTTGACGGGCGTGGCCTTGAGGGCCGCCTTGCCTTCCTTCACGTAGACCTGGAAGCGCACCGTCTTGCACGCGTACTTCTGGACGAGCTGCTCCTTGTTCTTGCGGAGCTTCTGCACGAACTTGTCGTACGTCAGGCCGTCCGCCGCCTCGCCACACCGCTCACGGGTGGTGAGGAACTCACGGAAGACCTCCTGGAAGTGCTGCTCGTCGGTGAGCGCCACCGCGGAGTTGCCCAGGCCCGGCAGCGGAATCGCGGCGGGCTGAGGGGCGGAGCGCGGCGGCGGCATGGGAATGGCGTCCGACGTCGGGGGCCGCGCGCTGGCCTGGAGCAGCTCGCGCGGAATCGCCGCCACGCGCGTCGTCTCCGGGCTGTCCGGTGCGGCCTGGGAGGCCGCCAGGGCGAAGGGGTCCGCCGCCTGCTGCAGCGAGTACGCCGCCGTGGGCTGGTCCTCGAAGGCGAACGCACCCCGGCGAGGGGATGCGGGCGACAGCGGCTCGGGCCCACCGAAGGCCTCGGACGAGGACTCGAACGGCATCGCCCCCGCGTGCGCGGGCGGATGCTGCGGCGGCGCGGGGAACGGGAACGCCTCGGCCGAGCCGAAGGGGTCCGCTGCGGGCGCGGGCGCCGGAGGGGCAAAGGCGAACGGGGCCGCCGCGGGGGCAGGAGGCGGCGGGGCGAACGCGAACGGATCGCCCAGGGGCGCCTGCGCCGGGGGCGACATCGCGAACGGGTCTCCCGACGGCGGCGGCGCCTGCAGCGCGAACGGGTCGGCGGCGGGCGCGGGGGCCGGGGGGGCAAAGGCGAACGGGTCGGCGGCGGGCGCGGGGGCCGGGGGGGCAAAGGCGAACGGGTCGGCGGCGGGCGCCGGAGCGGCCGGCGGCGGCGCGAAAGCGAACGGGTCCGCGGCGGGCGCCGGAGCCGCGGGCGGCGGGGCGAAGGCGAACGGGTCCGCGGCAGGCGCCGGAGCGGCCGGCGGCTGCGTGACAGCGGCCGGAGCAGGCACCGCGGCCATGGCGGCCGACAGGCTCAGCGTGTCGGAGCTGCCACTGGACGCCTCCGCGTCAGCCGCCTTGCGGCCGGAGCCCATCATCAGCGTCCACAGGAGGCTCAGGCCCAGCAGGCCCGCCAGGGCGAACAGCGCGTTCTGCTGATACGCGGCCAGCGTGCCCAGCACCGGCTGCGTGCTGGCGATGGCGAGCACCTCCAGCGGCGTGCTGGCCAGCGCTCGGCGCGAGCCCACCATCAACGGCGCGCTCCCGCCCAGGGGATCATCCTGGGTGAAGACGGGCAGCGCCACCGGGCCCAGCTCCAGGAACTTGCCGGTGCTCAGCACCACACCCGAGGCATCCGCGGCGACCTTCGTCAGCGAGCCTTCCGCCAGCAGCTTCTGCGGACCGGCGACGCCTGCCAGCGCGTCGCCCTTCACCAGCGCCAGCGCGGCCACGCCCGACGCCTGGACGGCGGCCTCCAGCCCGCCCTCGTCCAGCAGCGGCGCCCCCAGCACCAGCGTCACCGCCGGCGACCCGGCGGTCCACGCCAGCGGCACCGCGGCGAACGCATGCGGCGCACCGAAGGCATCCACCACGCTGGCCCCGGACTTGACGAGGCTCACCACGTCCAGCTTCGCCGCGTCCGAGGACGGCTCGGCCCCGGCCACCGCGTGGAACTGCATGTCCTGGGCGACCACGGCCACCACCGCGCCCTTGAGTTCCTGGGGAATCAAGGCTTCGACGGCGCTGCGCACCGCGGCGAAGCGCTCGGCGGTAAAGGCGCGGGCGGCGCCAGCTTCCGCCTCGGCGCGCTCACGCTCGCGCTGGTTGCGCGGCGCGGGCTGCTCCGGAAGCGGCGGCGCGGCGGCGGACACCACTTCCGGCATGGCCGCGAGCTTCAGCGCCAGCGACTGCACTTCGGCACGACGAGAATCCACACGGCGCGCCACCTCGGCGGCGCCCGCGGAAGCCTGGGCCGATGCTCCGGCGACGGCGCGCTCGCGCAGCGGTCCCGACAGCATCGGCAGATGAGCAACGCCCAGTCCGATGACCAGGAATGCGAAGACGAGGAACTTGAGGCGGACCATCGCCGTCCTTTTAGCCCGAGGTTGAAGGGTTCCGCTTATAGCGTTCACCGTTCGGCCCCAGCAAGATTCGGGCACTGGACAAGACAAGCCCGGCCGCCAGGTGTACGACCTGGAAGGCCGGGCTCTTGCCGCCGCCAACCGCGATTAGTAGGTGGGAACGTCGGCCGCCACGTCCTCGGGCAGGCCGTTGGTGTGGACATCGCGCCGCTTCCCCAGCATGCGCTTGAGGCTCGTCTCCAACCGGTCACGCGATGCGTCGATGGCGGGGAACAACGAGTCCGCCGTCTCCGTCACATGCACCGAGGAGAGCCCGGGCAGTCGCACCGTAACCCGGCATTCCTTGTCCATGCCGCCCTTGGGCCCATTGGTGTCCACCAGCGAGATGTCGATTTCCGCTGCCTCGTCATCCGCGAACCGTTCGATATGGCGCACCAGGTGTTCGTCGACATACGACTTGAGAGCATCCGACAGGTTCAGGTGCACTCCACGCAGCAACACCTTCATGGCATTTCCTCCGAGCCCAAAGATGGGCAGCCTGACGCCCGGTGGTGAGCCACCCCCTCCCTATTCATGGAGCCCCCATGGCGCTCCCCTGCTCTCCGGCCGGCTGGGCAGCGAAGCGCTCGCATCCGGGAAGGACGAATCCCCACCGCCGCGCGGGTTTCTCAAGGGCATGGGCGCCGA from Myxococcus xanthus encodes the following:
- a CDS encoding ATP-binding protein — its product is MRLRTRLALAFALLALVPLAVVVPPTLTRLRDTLSRELDARMEAATASAQESLERSGATARRAVEELVDSTSMEDLAREARDRPTRAIQAGTAEALMKSRGLSVLALFDREGRVLSSGHLPARRGDPDPALFAVTRLKSPRPVPVRVEVRTASGLRQLPALVTARPVDFGDFRMWAVGGVLLDESLAQHLARLTQTQVTLLAGDTPLASAGTAEPPTVTKALPLGEAATVQLVFSRAAAREAEQGVMRAFLLLAALGGTFAVLLGLLVSRWMTRPVEALTEGARRVAEGALESQVTVEASGEVGELVRTFNRMTSELKATTERLMASERIAAWQEVARRLAHEIKNPLTPIRMSLETLQAAQEAKHPRFPDMFKESAGVVLEEVDRLRRIVDEFSHFARMPKPQLAPVDLGELAQSVLALYATPPAGIQILPTLQTGVVARADRDQLTQVLVNLVKNAEEAMASTGGTLRVRVRSTEADAIVEVEDSGPGIPLEHRARVFEPYFTTKDGGTGLGLAIASRILQEHGGKLELGGEPGHGARFSLVLPRAA
- a CDS encoding class I SAM-dependent methyltransferase, translated to MQTRYVPNLTGIPETMLWTLHCRAGEAKRPDGVLKDAEALRIYGAIDYDFEKSFGRAEPSLAIRAVAMDRGIRAWLATHPDGFVVSLGEGLETQAQRLDNGQLRWLSVDLPEAVAIRERFLTPNERLMHFPVSALDHAWMNRVDASKGVFIVAQGLFMYFEEDDVRRLIVDIAERFPGAELLFDSIPRWFSRRTLKGLRRTRAYQVPPMPWGINRDALEATLRRWEPRIRQVELKPYTFPRGFFRYGYNGLNVLPWVKERLPALVHVRFAERGV
- a CDS encoding SMR family transporter → MHNAVYLGIAIVAEVVATSALKSSNGFTRLGPSILVVLGYGVAFFCLSFALRTIPTGIAYAIWSGAGIVLVSGVAWLLHGQRLDVPALVGIGLILAGVIVINTFSKSAAH
- a CDS encoding MXAN_5187 family protein, whose product is MVRLKFLVFAFLVIGLGVAHLPMLSGPLRERAVAGASAQASAGAAEVARRVDSRRAEVQSLALKLAAMPEVVSAAAPPLPEQPAPRNQRERERAEAEAGAARAFTAERFAAVRSAVEALIPQELKGAVVAVVAQDMQFHAVAGAEPSSDAAKLDVVSLVKSGASVVDAFGAPHAFAAVPLAWTAGSPAVTLVLGAPLLDEGGLEAAVQASGVAALALVKGDALAGVAGPQKLLAEGSLTKVAADASGVVLSTGKFLELGPVALPVFTQDDPLGGSAPLMVGSRRALASTPLEVLAIASTQPVLGTLAAYQQNALFALAGLLGLSLLWTLMMGSGRKAADAEASSGSSDTLSLSAAMAAVPAPAAVTQPPAAPAPAADPFAFAPPPAAPAPAADPFAFAPPPAAPAPAADPFAFAPPAPAPAADPFAFAPPAPAPAADPFALQAPPPSGDPFAMSPPAQAPLGDPFAFAPPPPAPAAAPFAFAPPAPAPAADPFGSAEAFPFPAPPQHPPAHAGAMPFESSSEAFGGPEPLSPASPRRGAFAFEDQPTAAYSLQQAADPFALAASQAAPDSPETTRVAAIPRELLQASARPPTSDAIPMPPPRSAPQPAAIPLPGLGNSAVALTDEQHFQEVFREFLTTRERCGEAADGLTYDKFVQKLRKNKEQLVQKYACKTVRFQVYVKEGKAALKATPVKD
- the hpf gene encoding ribosome hibernation-promoting factor, HPF/YfiA family; this encodes MKVLLRGVHLNLSDALKSYVDEHLVRHIERFADDEAAEIDISLVDTNGPKGGMDKECRVTVRLPGLSSVHVTETADSLFPAIDASRDRLETSLKRMLGKRRDVHTNGLPEDVAADVPTY